One region of Agrobacterium tumefaciens genomic DNA includes:
- a CDS encoding AzlD family protein, with translation MTLDTNTLLAILAMMAATVATRLGGLLLVNHFTLTPRLKKALGVVPPAVLMAVVTPTAFSSGMAETIACAVTAVAALRLSLLPAATLGVVTVALLRGIGL, from the coding sequence ATGACGCTTGATACGAACACCCTGCTGGCGATCCTCGCCATGATGGCGGCCACCGTCGCTACGCGTCTTGGGGGTCTGCTGCTGGTCAACCATTTCACCCTGACGCCGCGTCTGAAAAAAGCGCTCGGCGTGGTTCCGCCTGCGGTCTTGATGGCTGTGGTGACGCCAACGGCATTCTCAAGCGGAATGGCGGAAACAATCGCCTGCGCGGTGACGGCAGTCGCGGCACTCCGCCTCAGCCTGCTCCCAGCCGCAACGCTCGGCGTCGTCACCGTGGCGCTTTTGCGCGGAATCGGATTGTGA
- the alr gene encoding alanine racemase, with translation MTDDFEDTFPEHETDAFEHAPLRLTVDLGALADNWRDMKKRSGKARTAAVVKADAYGLGIEDCGATLYHAGARDFFVATVSEGATLRSYAPEARIFVLSGIWQGQERQVFDNDLVPVLASEEQLSFWMATVAERGEHPCALHVDTGFNRLGLPLDDALFLADDVTRPASFDPVLVLSHLACADTPSSPMNKVQLESFRKVSAAFEGIESSLSASAGIFLGPDYHFDLTRPGIALYGGEAINDVANPMRPVAKAEARIIQIREAGEGQTVSYGGTYLLKRASRLAIASVGYADGYQRSLSGSGIPLREMGHGGAYGIVNGHKAPVAGRVTMDLTIFDITDIPANAVRTGDYIELFGPKVPLDEVARAAGSIGYEMLTGLGLRYERQYLMADD, from the coding sequence ATGACAGACGACTTCGAAGACACATTTCCCGAACACGAAACCGACGCTTTCGAACATGCGCCGCTGAGGCTGACCGTCGATCTCGGCGCGCTTGCCGACAATTGGCGCGACATGAAAAAGCGGTCCGGCAAGGCGCGGACGGCGGCTGTCGTGAAAGCAGATGCCTACGGGCTCGGTATCGAGGATTGCGGCGCGACGCTCTACCATGCCGGCGCACGCGACTTCTTCGTGGCAACGGTGTCCGAAGGTGCGACCTTGCGATCCTATGCACCGGAAGCGCGCATCTTCGTGCTGTCAGGCATCTGGCAGGGCCAGGAGCGTCAGGTCTTCGACAATGATCTCGTGCCGGTTCTGGCCTCGGAGGAACAGCTCTCCTTCTGGATGGCGACAGTTGCCGAACGCGGCGAACACCCCTGCGCGCTGCATGTGGATACCGGCTTCAACCGGCTTGGCCTGCCGCTGGACGACGCGCTGTTTCTGGCAGACGACGTGACCCGGCCTGCGAGTTTCGATCCGGTTCTGGTGCTCTCCCACCTCGCCTGCGCCGACACGCCGTCTTCGCCCATGAATAAGGTCCAGCTCGAATCATTCCGCAAGGTTAGCGCCGCTTTCGAAGGAATCGAATCAAGCCTTTCCGCTTCTGCCGGAATCTTTCTGGGGCCGGATTATCATTTCGATCTCACCCGCCCCGGCATTGCCCTTTACGGCGGCGAGGCAATCAACGATGTGGCAAACCCGATGCGGCCCGTCGCAAAGGCCGAAGCGCGGATCATCCAGATTCGCGAGGCCGGCGAAGGCCAGACAGTCAGCTATGGCGGCACCTATTTGCTGAAACGGGCGAGCCGCCTTGCCATCGCTTCCGTTGGTTATGCGGACGGATACCAGCGGTCGCTTTCCGGTTCCGGCATTCCATTGCGCGAAATGGGCCATGGCGGTGCTTACGGCATAGTCAACGGCCACAAGGCGCCGGTCGCCGGTCGTGTAACCATGGATCTCACCATTTTCGACATCACGGACATACCGGCAAACGCTGTCCGCACCGGCGATTATATCGAGCTTTTCGGCCCGAAAGTGCCGCTCGATGAGGTGGCGCGCGCCGCCGGCTCCATCGGTTACGAAATGCTGACGGGGCTTGGTTTGCGCTACGAGCGGCAATATCTGATGGCTGACGACTGA
- a CDS encoding AraC family transcriptional regulator, whose amino-acid sequence MHNVSQEQAIDVMPVAATETTRFWRDPRFSGMECLSATFLTHEYSPHAHDTFSIGAIESGSQISTIQGTREQTGPGHLYLINPDEIHDGAPGGGGYRYRMIYPDASLLRDIIEDVTGRAFHGMPSFPRFLPRDPQMAAAFQMAHRRLEAKSGALEADEGMFSVLAALFGRHGSAIILAVETREKTAVHTARDYLSDNYETDIGLEELASIAGLSRAHLIRAFRKEFHITPHAYLTDVRIRRARRLLRSGEMPAEVAALCGFADQAHFTRHFKARTGVTPGQFRTA is encoded by the coding sequence ATGCACAATGTTTCGCAGGAACAGGCCATAGACGTCATGCCGGTTGCAGCGACGGAAACGACGCGTTTCTGGCGCGACCCACGTTTTAGCGGCATGGAATGTCTGAGCGCGACGTTCCTGACACATGAATATTCGCCGCACGCGCATGATACCTTCTCGATCGGCGCGATCGAAAGCGGCTCGCAGATTTCCACCATTCAGGGCACCAGGGAACAGACCGGGCCGGGGCATCTCTATCTCATCAATCCGGACGAGATTCACGATGGTGCGCCGGGTGGCGGCGGTTATCGTTATCGGATGATCTATCCCGACGCATCGCTGCTGCGTGATATTATCGAGGATGTGACGGGCAGGGCTTTCCACGGAATGCCGTCCTTTCCAAGGTTTCTCCCGCGTGATCCGCAGATGGCCGCCGCTTTTCAGATGGCGCATCGCAGGCTGGAGGCCAAGTCCGGCGCTCTTGAGGCAGACGAGGGCATGTTCTCGGTTCTGGCGGCACTGTTCGGCAGGCATGGCAGCGCCATTATCCTGGCCGTTGAAACCCGCGAGAAGACGGCGGTCCATACCGCCCGCGACTATCTCTCCGATAATTACGAGACCGATATCGGCCTTGAGGAATTGGCGTCCATCGCTGGTCTCAGCCGCGCGCATCTCATCCGGGCCTTCCGCAAGGAGTTCCACATCACCCCGCATGCCTATCTGACGGATGTGCGCATAAGGCGCGCGCGCCGTCTTCTGCGTTCCGGCGAAATGCCGGCCGAGGTGGCTGCGCTGTGCGGTTTTGCCGATCAGGCGCATTTTACGCGGCATTTCAAGGCGCGCACCGGCGTCACGCCGGGACAATTTCGGACGGCGTGA
- a CDS encoding AzlC family ABC transporter permease: MSVLEKRAELGAGLRAAAPLLVAMVPIGAVFGAVAVGKGLSPLEASLMSILVFAGGSQFVGLDLWTHPASWSALGFAALLVNLRHVLMSASIAGKLDDFTGWRKYAAMLVLTDESWALSEFRAVAGRLTAAFFTGAALPIYLVWNIATLTGALLGSVMGDMTVIGLDFAFPAVFIVLLMGFWKGRETGLVLLASAAAAFVTHALVPGAWYIAAGALAGLSVAAFGCEDEAEQPA; this comes from the coding sequence ATGTCCGTGCTGGAAAAACGTGCAGAGCTTGGCGCAGGCCTGAGAGCTGCGGCACCCCTGCTGGTCGCCATGGTGCCGATCGGCGCCGTGTTCGGTGCAGTCGCGGTCGGCAAGGGATTGTCGCCGCTGGAAGCCTCGCTGATGTCGATTCTCGTCTTTGCAGGTGGCTCGCAATTCGTCGGCCTGGATCTGTGGACCCATCCGGCAAGCTGGAGCGCGCTCGGTTTTGCCGCGCTGCTGGTCAATCTTCGCCATGTGCTGATGAGCGCTTCCATCGCTGGCAAGCTCGATGATTTTACCGGCTGGCGAAAATATGCGGCCATGCTGGTGCTGACGGACGAATCCTGGGCGCTATCGGAATTCAGGGCAGTTGCCGGCAGGCTGACGGCCGCATTTTTCACCGGCGCTGCGCTGCCAATCTACCTCGTCTGGAACATCGCCACGCTCACGGGCGCGCTTTTAGGCTCGGTGATGGGCGACATGACGGTCATCGGTCTGGACTTCGCTTTTCCGGCCGTGTTCATCGTGCTGCTGATGGGGTTCTGGAAGGGCAGGGAAACGGGCCTGGTGCTGCTGGCAAGCGCTGCCGCCGCCTTTGTCACGCACGCGCTGGTCCCAGGCGCCTGGTACATAGCCGCCGGTGCGCTTGCGGGGCTTTCCGTCGCAGCCTTCGGCTGCGAGGACGAGGCGGAGCAGCCTGCATGA